A single Silvibacterium dinghuense DNA region contains:
- a CDS encoding sugar transferase: MATISLGNLPRSKPAAGKAAGASVLVSGRMLRTSLTTSLMMVTDIAAVLLALLLSLRIGLERLLDAGSIHSVLSGAVPVSWQMGYLGCYLAALLLVSHHQGLYGHSLNYSVLYEQRKTVQCGLTAGLLLCGAIYATHGGSTSRAVVFGLMFFGTLFTCITRGFWRYVMIRRYERGIDARNVVILGANGIGMALQRQIMRRRHLGRIFKGFVHLSSSPSQCSSEDVPMLGTLDQIRCLARQHFIDEIIIAEACSLDTVRDLIDLAREMSLEILVIPGLYDGITHEAPIEYVGDFPVVALHCRDEKVISHFFKRVCDIVLAACALIVSLPLLLALMIAVKLDSQGPAFYVSPRIGKKGRVFRCIKFRTMVADAEKRKQALAAFNERTGILFKMRNDPRITRVGAFLRKYSLDEIPQFLNVLRGEMSLVGPRPPLASEVEQYEIEHFRRLEVLPGLTGLWQVRARQDPSFERYVALDLAYVENWSFWLDMKILVRTTEVILRGTGS, encoded by the coding sequence ATGGCAACGATTAGTCTTGGTAATTTACCGCGCAGCAAACCGGCAGCCGGCAAAGCTGCCGGGGCGAGTGTCCTGGTTTCGGGGAGGATGCTGCGCACGTCGCTGACGACCTCGCTGATGATGGTTACCGACATTGCAGCGGTCCTGCTCGCTCTGCTGCTTTCCCTGCGCATTGGCCTCGAGCGGTTGCTGGATGCTGGCAGCATCCATTCGGTGTTGAGCGGCGCTGTGCCGGTTTCCTGGCAGATGGGATATCTCGGCTGCTACCTCGCAGCCTTGCTGCTGGTCAGCCATCACCAGGGCCTTTATGGCCACAGCCTGAACTACAGCGTGCTCTACGAGCAGCGCAAGACAGTACAGTGCGGTCTCACCGCCGGACTGCTGCTATGCGGCGCGATCTATGCCACCCACGGGGGCAGCACTTCGCGCGCCGTCGTATTCGGCCTCATGTTCTTCGGCACGCTCTTTACCTGTATCACGCGTGGTTTCTGGCGTTATGTCATGATCCGGCGCTATGAGCGCGGAATCGACGCGCGCAACGTGGTCATCCTTGGTGCCAACGGTATCGGCATGGCGCTCCAACGGCAGATTATGCGGCGCCGCCACCTGGGCCGGATCTTCAAGGGCTTTGTGCACCTCTCTTCCTCGCCCTCGCAGTGCTCCTCCGAAGACGTGCCCATGCTCGGCACGCTGGACCAGATCCGCTGCCTTGCGCGTCAGCATTTCATCGACGAGATCATCATTGCCGAAGCCTGCAGCCTTGATACTGTCCGCGATCTTATCGACCTGGCGCGGGAGATGAGCCTCGAGATCCTGGTGATTCCCGGCCTGTATGACGGCATCACCCATGAGGCTCCGATCGAGTATGTCGGCGATTTCCCCGTGGTTGCACTGCATTGCCGCGACGAGAAGGTCATCAGCCACTTTTTCAAGCGTGTGTGCGATATCGTTCTGGCGGCCTGTGCGCTGATCGTCTCGCTTCCGCTCCTGCTCGCTCTCATGATTGCGGTCAAGCTCGATTCGCAGGGGCCGGCTTTCTACGTTTCGCCACGCATTGGGAAGAAAGGCCGTGTCTTTCGCTGCATCAAGTTCCGGACCATGGTTGCCGATGCGGAAAAGCGCAAGCAGGCCCTGGCGGCGTTTAATGAGCGCACCGGCATTCTCTTCAAGATGCGCAACGATCCACGTATTACCCGCGTCGGCGCATTTTTGCGCAAGTACAGTCTCGACGAGATTCCGCAGTTCCTGAATGTGCTGCGGGGTGAGATGAGCCTGGTCGGGCCGCGGCCTCCGCTGGCCAGCGAGGTGGAACAGTACGAGATCGAACATTTTCGCCGTCTCGAAGTGCTGCCAGGACTGACTGGCCTATGGCAGGTCAGAGCCCGGCAGGATCCTTCCTTCGAGCGCTATGTCGCCCTCGATCTGGCTTATGTCGAGAACTGGAGCTTCTGGCTGGATATGAAGATCCTGGTTCGCACAACCGAAGTTATCCTGCGGGGCACCGGCTCGTAA
- a CDS encoding cupin domain-containing protein has translation MENPITRAGIYFDSGQVQVDQRWDSVPRRPLTMEEAFDSIENSGAWMIFRRVHLDPDYNDILEECLRDVKALSGRRIEEDRKSQEAMIFVTSPNRITSYHIDRECNFLMQVRGTKTIHIFNRDDREVTPEQELETFWSRDNNAGIYKQQYEDRAHVFAMQPGDGVHIPVNSPHWLQNGNNISISLSISYQQKDSNRKYVYQANYYLRKFGLHPTPPGQHAMLDRGKSLAMAGGLRVKKLLARQPH, from the coding sequence ATGGAGAATCCCATCACCCGCGCCGGGATCTATTTCGACTCCGGACAGGTGCAGGTGGATCAACGCTGGGATTCCGTACCGCGGCGGCCGCTCACCATGGAAGAGGCTTTCGACTCGATTGAGAACTCCGGCGCCTGGATGATCTTTCGCCGTGTCCATCTCGATCCGGATTACAACGACATCCTCGAAGAGTGCCTCAGAGATGTAAAAGCCCTGAGCGGACGCCGCATCGAGGAAGACCGCAAGAGCCAGGAAGCGATGATCTTCGTGACCTCACCGAACCGGATCACTTCCTATCACATCGACCGCGAGTGCAATTTCCTGATGCAGGTCCGCGGCACAAAGACAATCCACATCTTTAACCGCGATGATCGTGAAGTTACCCCGGAGCAGGAACTGGAAACCTTCTGGTCAAGAGATAACAACGCGGGTATCTACAAACAGCAGTATGAAGACCGGGCACATGTCTTCGCGATGCAGCCAGGAGATGGCGTGCATATTCCCGTGAATTCTCCGCACTGGCTGCAGAATGGCAACAACATCTCCATCTCGCTGAGCATCAGCTACCAGCAGAAGGACTCCAATCGAAAATATGTCTACCAGGCAAACTACTATCTGAGGAAGTTTGGCCTGCATCCCACTCCGCCTGGCCAGCATGCCATGCTCGATCGCGGGAAATCTCTGGCGATGGCTGGAGGTCTGCGTGTGAAAAAGCTGTTAGCGCGTCAGCCTCACTGA
- a CDS encoding 2OG-Fe(II) oxygenase — MSVLYSDEYLEKLKQLAHEKAPEYAANKPFPHIYFDDFLPLEAAEAALRDFPEPRQLQWTEFSNQNEKKLAFDFVEKLPTSVRDVLFFMNSRPMVQFLEVLTGIKGVIPDPYFVGGGLHQIKRGGHLEVHADFNWHEQLQLDRRINVLIYLNKDWEEEYGGHFELWNREMTRADRKILPLFNRCAIFSTTDFSYHGHPTPLACPPDRSRKSMATYYYSNGRPEEEVTDSHSTIFLQRPDAPVIAEANGRSGVKSFLHAVTPPFIADAYRSRRK, encoded by the coding sequence ATGAGTGTGCTTTACAGCGATGAATACCTGGAAAAACTGAAACAGCTGGCGCACGAAAAAGCGCCTGAATACGCGGCGAACAAGCCTTTTCCGCATATCTATTTCGATGACTTTCTTCCCCTGGAAGCAGCCGAGGCGGCACTGCGTGACTTTCCCGAGCCCCGCCAGCTGCAGTGGACTGAATTCTCCAATCAGAACGAGAAGAAGCTGGCCTTCGACTTTGTAGAAAAGCTGCCCACCTCCGTGCGCGACGTGCTCTTCTTCATGAACAGCCGGCCGATGGTGCAGTTTCTCGAAGTACTTACCGGCATCAAAGGCGTAATTCCCGATCCCTATTTCGTCGGCGGCGGCCTGCACCAGATCAAGCGCGGTGGCCATCTCGAAGTACATGCCGACTTCAACTGGCACGAGCAGCTGCAGCTCGATCGCCGCATCAATGTGCTCATCTATCTGAACAAGGACTGGGAAGAAGAGTACGGCGGCCACTTCGAACTATGGAATCGTGAGATGACACGGGCAGATAGGAAGATCCTGCCGCTCTTCAACCGCTGCGCCATCTTCAGCACCACTGACTTCTCGTATCACGGACATCCCACGCCGCTGGCCTGTCCGCCGGATCGTTCGCGTAAATCGATGGCGACCTACTATTACTCGAATGGCCGCCCGGAAGAAGAGGTTACCGACTCGCACAGCACCATCTTCCTCCAACGCCCCGATGCTCCGGTCATCGCCGAGGCTAACGGCCGCAGTGGCGTAAAGAGCTTCCTGCACGCGGTCACACCACCCTTCATCGCGGACGCATACCGGAGCCGGCGCAAGTAG
- a CDS encoding alpha/beta hydrolase family protein encodes MRPFALLLVLALLLVLLALIAMPALLWLALAAACGVLALHLWREGVHWQMYPAYAAVFSLGAVAAGIHVLPIGHLALCAVAAMLLLLLAASCGLHWLAPMFRLPRPTGRYAVGTRILHMVDSSRDEEGGYTSINRRRELMVQVWYPAQKGHYPHAVYRRAAEVTRASAHHSVLQIQPLQEAPVVKEAGPFPLLVFNPAWTGQRTQSTFLMQELASHGYIVASIDHTFYSGLVAFPDGRVFDSRMAPALGDFTYLSIEEGIALADQFTAILAEDTVVVADWLVALSNDATSSWYQTIDETKIAALGHSIGGAAAAEAAQRSPHIRAALNLDGWSFGETLRHGLAKPWAVIYGKGVEVEPADSAAQPEGVQRYWEMNRRNYAAVAEHMRETDGIIVTIEGASHWNFTDRPLYSPLRSKTGAGTIDARGAQRILAELVLAFFAEVLDTGPQRMEEVVSRYPEVRRI; translated from the coding sequence ATGAGGCCCTTTGCTCTGCTGTTGGTCCTGGCGCTTCTGCTCGTGCTGCTTGCGCTGATAGCCATGCCTGCTCTGCTGTGGCTGGCGCTTGCCGCTGCCTGTGGGGTGCTGGCGTTGCATCTGTGGCGCGAGGGCGTGCACTGGCAGATGTATCCAGCCTATGCCGCGGTGTTTTCACTGGGCGCTGTCGCGGCTGGAATTCATGTGTTGCCGATTGGACATCTTGCTCTGTGCGCCGTGGCTGCAATGCTGTTGCTTCTGCTTGCTGCTTCCTGTGGCTTGCACTGGCTCGCTCCGATGTTTCGCCTGCCGCGACCGACGGGCCGCTATGCTGTGGGCACCCGCATTCTACACATGGTTGATTCTTCACGGGACGAAGAGGGTGGATATACCTCGATCAACAGGCGGCGCGAGCTGATGGTGCAGGTGTGGTATCCGGCGCAGAAGGGACACTATCCGCATGCGGTCTACCGACGGGCTGCGGAGGTAACGCGCGCGTCTGCACATCACAGTGTGCTGCAGATACAGCCGCTGCAAGAGGCTCCGGTGGTGAAAGAGGCCGGTCCGTTTCCGCTGCTCGTCTTTAATCCCGCATGGACCGGGCAGCGCACGCAGAGCACCTTTCTGATGCAGGAGCTCGCTAGTCACGGCTACATCGTGGCCAGCATCGATCACACCTTTTATTCCGGCCTGGTCGCGTTTCCCGATGGACGCGTATTCGATAGCCGCATGGCGCCTGCACTGGGAGATTTCACGTACCTCAGCATTGAAGAGGGCATCGCGCTCGCCGATCAGTTCACCGCCATTCTTGCGGAGGATACGGTTGTCGTCGCTGACTGGCTGGTCGCGCTCAGTAATGATGCGACAAGTTCCTGGTATCAAACGATCGATGAGACGAAGATCGCAGCTCTCGGTCATTCCATCGGAGGAGCGGCGGCTGCGGAAGCCGCACAACGCTCACCGCACATTCGCGCGGCGTTGAATCTCGATGGATGGAGCTTTGGCGAGACGCTGCGCCACGGCCTCGCGAAGCCGTGGGCGGTGATCTATGGGAAAGGAGTTGAAGTTGAGCCTGCCGATTCTGCTGCGCAGCCTGAGGGCGTCCAGCGCTACTGGGAGATGAATCGCCGCAACTATGCCGCGGTGGCGGAGCATATGCGTGAGACAGATGGCATCATCGTGACAATCGAGGGCGCAAGCCACTGGAACTTTACCGATCGCCCGCTTTACTCACCGCTGCGCTCGAAGACCGGGGCCGGGACAATCGATGCGCGGGGAGCACAACGTATTCTTGCCGAGCTGGTGCTCGCATTTTTTGCCGAGGTGCTCGATACAGGACCGCAGCGCATGGAAGAGGTCGTTTCGCGCTATCCCGAAGTGCGCCGGATTTAG
- a CDS encoding glycosyltransferase, whose amino-acid sequence MMLPALSVVVIGRNEGQRLVRCLDSVAALRSHVASLEILYVDSSSTDNSVATASAMGAKVIALHAEHPTAALGRNAGWREAASEYVLFLDGDTVLDADFPARAFAALAADDHIAAVWGHRRELHPEASLYNRILDLDWIYPPGPAEFCGGDVLMSRAALEAAGGYDGTLIAGEEPELCRRMRALGYSILHIDAPMTGHDLEMRRFRQYWRRAVRAGHAYAEVSGRFRRTGDPFWQDVRVANFRRGGFWAGSLLLALLLSLLLRSVWPFAAWTALLLLLSLRSARKSRWKSDDRGTLFLYGLHSQLQQIPILFGQIGYELGRRRQGPRKLIEYKGVSS is encoded by the coding sequence TGTGGCGTCGCTCGAGATTCTCTACGTGGATTCTTCCTCGACGGATAACAGCGTCGCAACGGCATCTGCCATGGGCGCAAAGGTGATTGCGCTGCATGCCGAGCATCCCACGGCTGCTCTGGGGCGCAATGCAGGCTGGCGCGAGGCAGCTTCAGAGTACGTGCTGTTCCTCGATGGAGACACGGTGCTGGATGCGGATTTTCCGGCCCGCGCCTTTGCTGCGCTTGCTGCGGATGATCACATTGCCGCAGTCTGGGGACACCGCCGTGAGCTGCATCCGGAGGCCTCGCTCTACAATCGCATCCTGGATCTGGACTGGATCTATCCGCCCGGTCCTGCGGAGTTCTGCGGTGGCGATGTGCTGATGAGCCGTGCGGCGCTTGAGGCCGCCGGCGGTTATGACGGAACGCTGATTGCGGGCGAGGAGCCTGAGCTTTGCCGGCGCATGCGCGCGCTCGGTTACAGCATTCTGCATATCGATGCGCCGATGACCGGGCACGACCTCGAGATGCGCCGCTTCCGCCAGTACTGGCGCCGCGCCGTGCGGGCGGGGCATGCCTACGCGGAAGTTTCAGGCCGCTTTCGGCGTACCGGCGATCCCTTCTGGCAGGATGTGCGTGTGGCCAACTTCCGTCGCGGCGGTTTCTGGGCCGGCTCGCTGCTGCTGGCACTTCTGTTGTCGCTCTTGCTGCGCAGCGTGTGGCCGTTCGCCGCATGGACCGCGCTTCTGTTGCTGCTCTCACTGCGTTCTGCGCGGAAGTCGCGCTGGAAGTCTGATGATCGCGGCACGCTTTTCCTCTATGGCCTGCATTCGCAGCTGCAGCAGATACCGATTCTCTTCGGGCAGATCGGCTACGAGCTTGGCCGTCGCAGACAGGGACCGCGCAAGCTGATCGAGTACAAGGGAGTCTCCTCCTGA